One genomic window of Parasteatoda tepidariorum isolate YZ-2023 chromosome 9, CAS_Ptep_4.0, whole genome shotgun sequence includes the following:
- the LOC139426521 gene encoding uncharacterized protein has translation METIVIQIEGILNSRPLCPLSGDNDSFDVLTPGHFLIGRPITSIVEPNLTYLNDNRLSRWQKTAKVVQLIWGKWKSDYLNTLQARSKWMVTKNDLKIGQMVLVKEDFLPLNTWILGRIIYVYHGSDNKVRVVNIRTKSGVFKRAASKIAVLPIDT, from the coding sequence ATGGAAACAATAGTTATTCAAATCGAAGGAATTCTGAATAGTCGTCCCCTTTGCCCCTTAAGCGGTGATAATGatagttttgatgttttaacACCAGGTCATTTCCTAATAGGGAGGCCTATAACATCAATTGTCGAACCAAATTTAACTTATCTCAATGATAATCGTCTAAGTCGGTGGCAGAAAACTGCAAAAGTTGTGCAACTTATATGGGGAAAATGGAAGTCGGATTACTTAAATACATTACAAGCTAGATCAAAATGGATGgtaacaaaaaatgatttaaagataGGACAGATGGTACTTGTAAAAGAAGATTTCTTGCCTTTAAATACCTGGATTTTAGGCcgaataatttatgtttatcatGGTTCGGATAATAAAGTGCGTGTAGTAAATATTCGCACAAAATCTGGGGTATTTAAAAGAGCTGCTTCTAAAATAGCTGTCTTGCCTAtcgatacataa